TTTCTGAAGCGTGAAAGGAGAGGAGGTGCATATGCTTCCTATCTATACTGCTGCTGTCTCCGGCGTGGTGGCGATGCTGGTGCTCATTGCGCTAATGCTGCCACGCCGGCATGACCGGCGCAAGGATGACGAGAGTTAGCGCTCGTCATCCTTGCGCCGGTTGATTCTACTCTCAAGTCATGGAACCGCTCGTTGCTTGGGCTCGCTCGGAGAGTTTAGTACAAGCGCTAAGCGGTCAACGCTAAGGCCCAGGGGGGCGTACAATCCCTGGGCACTCTTCATATATAGCATGATATGATATAATAGAAATGAGGGAGTTGAACAATTATATAAAGTGGTTTATGATAAACTCTCTTACGCTCGGTTCGGCTATAGTGTCGCTCCGTTTGCTCCGAAAGCGCGCTGCAGAGCGTTGGACGGGCGAGCGGGCGTACTATAGTTGGACTCGCGGCGTTTGCCGAATTGGATTACAGGCAGATGGAATGCGACGATCCGCCAGTTGGCGGTTTTTTTAATTGCGTTTTATTGCTGCACATGATACAATAGCCAAGTTATTTAAAATCTAACGAAAGGTGAGACATGAGTCTGAGTCGAATCGGAAAACTGCCGGTGGTTATTCCGGCCGGTGTGACAATCACGGTTGACTCTGGTGATGTAACAGTCGAAGGCCCAAAGGGTAAGCTCGTCCAGTTCATTACTCCAGCTGTCAATGTGAAAGTCGAAGACGGACAAGTCACGGTTCATCCCAGAGATGAGTCGAGACAGGCGCGCGCTCAACATGGGTTGATGCGGGCATTGATCAATAACATGGTCGTGGGTGTAACCCAGGGTTACGAGCGGCGTTTAGAAGTAAAGGGCGTCGGTTTTCGCGTATCGTCTAGCAACAACGAGCTGACAATGAGCCTTGGTTTCAGCCACGAAGTCAAATATAAAGCGCCTGAAGGCGTGAACGTATCCAATGAAAAGATGATAATTGTCGTCAGTGGTATTGATAAGCAAAAAGTTGGACAAACAGCAGCAGAGATTCGTGCACTTAAGAAACCGGAGCCATACAAGGGCAAAGGTATTATGTATCTCGGTGAGCAAATTTTGCGCAAAGCAGGAAAGGCTGGTAAGAAATAATGAGTGATCTTGCAAAGAGACTGTTGAACCGAAGCCTGCGCAAGGCGCGCGTGCGTGCGAAAGTAAATGGCACAGCGGAACGCCCGCGCTTGAGCGTGACTATTAGTAACATGCATGTATCAGCACAACTGATTGACGACGTGACTGGTACGACGCTTGCTTCCGCTACTACAGTCGGTACAAAAATATCAGGCACGATGACTGAAAAATGTACGACTATTGGAACGGATATTGCTAAAAAAGCCAAGAAAGCTAAAATTAACGCAGCTGTCTTTGACCGCAACGGACGCCAGTATGCTGGTCGTCTACAGGCGCTTGCTGAGGCTGCACGCAAGGAAGGATTGGAGTTCTAAATGGCAGAACAAGCTACAGAACGAACCACACCTCGCGCCGATCGCGGACGCGCTTCGCGCAGCGGCCGGCAAGGACGAGGTGGTCGCCGCGATGACCGGCGCAACAAGCGCGATGACGCGCCAAAAGAATTTGAAGAAGTGGTAATCAATATTGACCGCGTAGCGCGCGTCGTGAAAGGCGGTCGCCGTTTCCGATTCAAGGCGCTCGTCGTCGTAGGTAATCACAAAAATAAAGTCGGCGTCGGTGTTGCTAAGGGTGCAGATGTGCAAGCGGCAATTGCAAAAGCAACGGATGTTGCCAAGAAGCACTTGATTACGATTCCAGTCGCTAACGAGACGATTCCGCACGATATGGAAGTCAAATTGAGCGGCGCTCGCGTACTAATTAAACCAGCAGCGCCTGGTACGGGTATCATTGCCGGTGGTGTGGTGCGCGCTATCATAGGCGTTACGGGTATTCGCAACTTGCTTTCGAAGTCGCTTGGCAGTACAAATAAAGTGAATATTGCTTACGCGACGATTGAAGCGCTCAATGGCCTGGTGCCGCACGAGCAGTGGCTCGGTGTCAAAGCGAGCGCGAAAGCAAAAGCCGGAGAGGAGGAATAGTATGACGAAATACAACGAACTCCAAGTTAGCAGCCATAAGAGCCGTAAGCGCGTAGGGCGCGGTATCTCAGCGGGCGGTGGTAAAACTGCTGGTCGCGGTACGAAAGGTCAAAATGCTCGCACCGGCAAGAAGCTTCGTGCGATGTTCCAGGGCGGACAGAATGGTATCGTAAGCGCCGTGCCAAAAGCGCGCGGATTCAAGAGCTTGCGTGTACCGGCGCAGGTTGTGTACTCAGATCGCCTGAATGAGCTGAAAGGCGAGGTAGATAACTTTGCATTGTATGAAGCGGACTTAATCATGACGCCGTTCTACACCGTGAAAGTAATTTCGCGCGGTGAATTAACCACAAAAATTACACTGAAAACGCAGGGCGCATCAAAGAGCGTAATCGCAGCACTTGAAAAAGTCGGTGGCTCGTTTGAAAAAGTAGCCACGCCGCTGCAAAAATCAGCCAAAGAAGCTGAGGCGGAAGACGAAGCGAAATAGCGATAGTCCGTTTGTCGATACGCGGAAGCGCTCCTGGTATTCTCGGGGGCGCTTTTCTTGTTAATTACAATTATATTTCCAGCGCTGCGCTCGCCCAAGCAATTCAGTAACATATTTACTTTTACGTAATTTATATTGGTTTCGGTCGCCGTTCGTATCGCATACGATTGCAGATTTTGCTGCGGCGTATGCTTTAGTTTCTTCAGGATGGGTGCGCAAATAATCACGCAGTAGCAAAAAATCGTCATGGCGCGTTGTGCCCGCAACTGCAATGTGAATATGAATGTCGCCTGCGACTGTTTCTTCGCGCCGTGACGCCATAAATACGTAGCCATCCGCAGGGTTGCTATGTGACCCAGGGAAAAAACCGGCTTTTTGTAGGCGACGTTTTATCGCTGCAATATCGTGAATGTTGCGCGCTGAAACTAGTACGTCAACAATGTTTTTACCGGCGAGTCCTGGAACGGCCGTGCTGCCGACATGATGAATTTGTCGTTTGGGCAATATTGCACGCAAGTGAAATGCAATTTTATCAAATAATTTAACATATACTTCGTCGGGCGAACTAATTATGACAACCATAATTATCTTTATTAAATCATCGAAGTACCATATCGTCAATGATGCTCACGCTATCTAGCAATCCCGCACGCTATCGTGTATACTATGGGAAGTTATTTATTAGAGATAGAGGGTTGTAGTATGAATTGGAGAATTGTTGTCCGCTCGCTCAAGAATCGAGATATGCAAAAACGTCTGGGCATTGTGTTTGGCTTGATTGTTGCGTTTCGGTTTTTAGCGCATGTTCCAGTGCCGCTTGCGAATCCAACGGAATTAAAAAGTATCATTGAAGGCGTAGTGAGTAGCAGTGACTTTGGCGGCTTTTTGAACCTAATGAGCGGTGGTGCGCTGAGCCAGATTTCAATTGTACTTGTCGGCATGAGCCCGTTTATTACTGCAAGTATTATTACGCAGTTGCTAACGAAAGCGATTCCGAAACTTGAAGAGCTACATAAAGACGGTGAGTCTGGACGGCGCAAAATCCAGCAATGGACGCGTATCGTGACAGTGCCGCTGGCTATTGTGCAATCAATTGCGTTCGTATACATTCTGCAGCAATCAGTACTCGCTGGATCAACTACCGGCAGTGCGCAGTCTACACCGTGGCAATGGGTGATAGCTGTCACGTCAATGACCGCCGGCTCAGTGCTTTTGATGTGGATCGGGGAATTAATGACAGAGCAAGGTATTGGTAACGGCATATCACTTGTGATCTTTGCTGGTATTATTAGTCAGTTGCCGACAACGTTTGGCACACTTATCAGCTCGTTATTCTCGACAGCAAAAGGACAGCTTAGCGTGTTCGGCTGGTTTAATGTGCCAGTAGACCCGACGACATTTTGGCTCGTTTTAGCGATCGGCATTATCGGGTTGCTCCTGTTGTATATGCTCGTGAAGATCAACGAAGCGCAACGCGTTATCACTATCAATTATGCTAAGCGCGTGGCAGGCAACACGAGCTATGGTGGAGTCAAGAGTATTTTGCCTGTCAAACTTATTGCTGCGGGCGTAATTCCGGTTATTTTCGCCGTTGCATTTCTCAGTCTGCCAGCGTTCGTCGGGCAGGTCATGAAAGTGATGCCGGGTGCTAATGCAACCGTCGCGAACAACTTGGTTAAATGGTTTCAGTCGCCAACCGCTAAAAACTTTGCTAATGGCGACTGGACGGTGATGATTTATCCAGTATTATACTTTTTGCTCGTCATTGCGTTTACTTATTTCTATACCGGTATAGTGTTTAATGCAAATGAAATCGCTGAAAACTTGCAGAAGCAGGGCGGTTTTATCGCGGGCGTGCGCCCTGGTGCGACGACTGAGAAGTATTTGAGTACGACTGTCAATCGCTTAGTATTGTTCGGCTCAATTGCGCTTGGCGTTATCGCGATTATGCCGTTTATTATGGATTATATTTTTGCGCAGCTTGGGCTGAGTATCTCGAATTTATCAATTGGCGGTACAGGACTACTTATCGTTGTGACGGTTGGGCTTGAGACGTTGCGCCAGGTCAACTCGCGGGCGTTGATGGTGACGTATGACGACTTTGATGTTGACGAACTTGGCGGCAGTAATACAAAAAAGCGCCGCTTACTGAAGCTGAAATTCAGTAAACTTCGCCGTGCCAAAGGGTAGATTTCTTGCTATACATAGGCATATGTACGCGAATTGCGTGGTGCAGACGTTTTCTCTCGTAGCCTATTTACTTTTGCTACAACCTAGGCTATAATACCAAGCTGTATATCTATGGCGAGTTCTAAGGAAGTTATCAAATTGCGCGGCAAGGTAGTGGAAGCACTGCCTAATACGCAATTCAAGGTAGAATTGGAGAACGGCCTAAGTATTATCGCTCACATTAGCGGCAAAATGCGCAAGCACTACATCCGCTTAGTCCCAGGCGATACTGTGGAAGTCGAGTTAACCCCATATGATCTCACTAAGGGTAGAATCGTATTCCGCGCACGTGATTAATAACCGAAATCCGACCTGATATCATCGGATTTCATTAACGCAGGGTTTTTCCTGAAGGAGTTTGTACGCTCATGAAAGTTCGTGCGAGTGTCAAAAAAATCAGCCCTGATGATCAGCTGGTTCGGCGCAAAGGCCGTCTCCGTGTCATCAACAAGAAAAAACCTAAAAATAAGCAAAGGCAGGGTTAAGCATGGCTCGAATTGCTGGGGTTGTCATCCCCGACGATAAGCAAGTGCAGGTGTCGCTCACGTATATCTACGGGATCGGATCGAAGTTTGCACGAGACATCCTTGCGGCGGCAAAGATTGAGCCGACCACTCGGGTGAAAGATCTCACCGAGGCTGAAGAGCAGAAGCTTCGCGACATTATCGACAACGATTATGTAACCGAAGGCGATTTGCAACGCCTGGTGACAAATAATATTAAGCGTCTGAAAGACATCAATGCCTACCGTGGCTTGCGCCACAAGGCTGGTCTTCCAACTCGCGGTCAGCGTACTCGTACGAATGCACGGACTCGTAAGGGTAAGGCAATCGCCGTGGGTGGCGCGCAACCAAAAGCAGCAAGCAAGACTTGATGAGGAAGGATTAGATTATGGCAGAAGCAAAATCTTCAAAGAAAAAGCAGCGCCGATCTGTCCCGAACGGTCAGCTGCATGTACAAGCAACATTTAACAATACAATTGTGACATTTGCGGACAGTAAGGGCAATGCTCTTACTGCGTCGAGTGCTGGCGCATGTGGTTTTCGCGGCAGTAAAAAAGGTACCGCTTATGCTGCACAAATTGCTGCCGAGAAGGCGGCTGAAGCAGCCAAAAGTAGCTACGGCTTGCGCACGGTTGACGTTTTCGTCAAAGGCGTTGGTTTGGGTCGCGATGCGGCGATTCGTGCGCTCGGTACGTTTGATATCACAGTTAACAGTATCAAAGACGTGACTGGTGTTCCGCATGGCGGTGTCCGTCCACGAAAGGCAAGGAGGGCATAATGGCACGAGATAGAAGCCCAATAGTGAAGCAGAGTCGCCGCGAGGGCGTTGCGCTTCATCCGAAAGCGCATAAGATTCTTGCGCGCAAAAGTGGTATTCCGGGCGAACACGCGCATGGTCGCCAAGGTAAGCAGAGTATGTACGCTACGCAGCTGCGTGAAAAGCAGAAAGTGCGTCGCATGTATGGTTTGCTTGAAAAGCAATTTGCAAAGTTGATGAACGAAGCGGTTCGCAAGCCGGGACTTGCTGGTGAAAACCTGCTGAAATTCCTGGAGCTGCGCTTAGATAACGCCGTATATCGCGCTGGTTTCGCAACGAGCCGCCGCCAAGCACGTCAGCTCGTGAGCCACGGGCATTTTGAGCTCAATGGCCGCCGTGTTGATATTCCGTCAATTCGCGTTAAAGCTGGCGATATTATTACCGTTCGTCCAAAGAGCGTCAAATCAGGCTATTTCACGAATATAAACGATATCTACAGCAATACGTCGCAAGTACCGCTTAGCTGGTTGACGGGTGATGTTAAAAAGCTGAAGATTGAGATCACTGGTACGCCGAAGCGCGAGGAAGCTGAAGCGGATATTAATGAGCAGCTAATTGTTGAGTACTACTCACGCTAAAAAGGGTAAGGAGATATAAAATGTCTAAAGTAATTCACAATCCAGCACTCGCTCAGATTATTGATAATAGCGAATTTTCGAGTACGTTTATCGTTGAGCCTCTGCATGTCAACTACGGTAACACACTCGGTAATAGCTTGCGCCGCGTGCTGCTTTCAAGTATCCGCGGTGGTGCCGTTGTGGCGTTTCGCATTGAGGGTGCCACGCACGAGTTTACGACTGTTCCGGGCATCAAAGAAGATGTCGTCGACATCATGCTAAACCTCAAAGGTGTGAATTTTCGTATTGCGACCGACGAGCCTATTGAGCTGCGTCTTGAGAAACACGGTGCGGGTGAAATCACTGCCGCTGATATTCAAGCGAATGCTGACGTTGAGGTAATGAACCCAGATCACGTCATCTGTACTGTTGACGATGACAGCCGAACGACCGTTTTTGACCTCGTGGTTGAATCCGGGCGTGGTTACCAAACGATTGAAGAGTCAAGCGAAAAGCGTTTGCACAGCGACATGATCGCTGTCGACGCGATGTTTAGTCCGGTAACGCGTGTGCGGTTTAAAGTTGATCCGACCCGCGTTGGTCAAGAGACAAACCTTGACAAGTTGGAGCTTACGATCGAAACCGACGGTTCACTCACGCCACGCGAAGCGTTTGAAGAGGCCGCTGCGATTTTAGTAAATCAATATAGTGCATTGGCAGGCAGTACGAAAGTTGAAGCCGCTCCGGCGCTTGGCACTAAAGCTAAAGACGACGTAGACGAGCTTGATCGGTCAATTGAAGATCTAGGCTTGAGTGCTCGTACGGTAAACGCGCTTATTAACAATGGTATTCGCACGGTTCGCGACCTGGTTACGCTTAGCGAGCAAGACCTGCGTGACCTTAGAGGTTTTGGCAGCAAAGCACTTGACGAAGTTAAAGATAAATTAGCAGAATTGGAGCTCTAAATGCATCGACACGGATATAAAGGGCGCAAGTTTGGTCGCGAACGCGATCAGCGCAGAGCGCTTCTGAAAGGTCTAGCGACGAGCTTGGTGATGGAGGAGCGGATCGAAACGACGCTGCCAAAAGCCAAAGAGCTCGTGCGCTACATTGAAAAGTTGATTACAAAGGCCAAAAAAGGTGATCTTGCAAATCGTCGCGCGGTTATTGCTGGGCTTAGCACACAAGCTGCTGCTGTTAAGCTAGTTGATCAAATTGCGCCTCAGCTAACTAGTCGCACCAGCGGACATGTTCGTGTTGAGCGTACACGGTTACGTGTGGGTGATGGCGCTCAGATGGCGGTTATTGAGTTTGTTGACGAGCTGGAAGATATGCCGAAGTCGGAAAAGGAGGCAAGGTAATGGTAGATCGCACCTATAGTCAAAAACCAGCTGATGTCAGCCGGCGTTGGATCTTAATTGACGCTAAAGACGCGACGCTTGGACGCTTGTCAACCGAAATCGCTAAATATCTGATTGGTAAGTATAAGCCAACTTATACGCCGCACGTTGACGGTGGTGACTATGTTATTGTTATTAACGCCGCCGAAGTGCCGGTCACGGGTGACAAAGAAACCGATAAGATGTACTATCGTCACAGCGGATTTCCGGGTGGGCTTAAAGAAGCGCAGCTTAAAGAGCTACGCAAAAAGAGTCCAGAGAGTATTATTGAACTTGCGGTTAAAGGCATGTTGCCGAAAAATAAGCTCGCTGCAGATCGTTTAGCTCGACTGAAGATCTTTGCTGGAAGTGAGCATGCGCACGCCGCGCAAAAACCAGAGAAAGTAGAGGTTAACTAATGGCTACAAACACTGTACCATATGACTATGGGTTAGGTCGGCGCAAAAGCGCAACGGCACGCGCCCGTCTGATAGCCGGTAAGGGCAAGGTGACGATTAATGGTAAACTCGCCAGTGATTACTTATCAGGCAACAAAACGTTGCTTGCTGAGATCACCGATCCGCTTGCGCTCGTTGGCAAGCAAAAGGAATTTGATGTCAGCGTGCTCGTAAAAGGCGGTGGCCTAAGTGGGCAGGTTGACGCAATCAAGCAGGCAATTGCTAAAGCGATTACCGTCAGCGCGCCAGACTTGCGTTCTCCGCTGAAAAAAGCCGGTTTCATGAAGCGCGACCCGCGCGAAAAGGAGCGCAAAAAATACGGTTTACGCAGCGCCCGCAAGCGAGAGCAGTACTCAAAGCGCTAAAGGCTTTCCGTACTACTCCGTCCAGCGAACTTACAAAAAACCGCTTCTGCAGGCAGGAGTGGTTTTTTCGTAACTATGATATAATAGGTGCATGGTATTATCACAAATCACATTCGCTTGGCGCACCGGCACGTTATGTGGCGGTTTGCTCTGTGCTTTGTAGATGATTTCTAAAAATTACTGATCAGCCCGCCACACAATCGGCGGGCTTGGCTTTTTTGGTTTTATTGTTCAGCGGTTAATCAGGTTGCCGCGCAGCACTACTGGAGCCGATTATTTTTCTAATAAAAATACCTGTTATAATAGGAGTTACTTATGACTAAACCCGTTATTCTCACTGGCGTTCGCGCCAACAATGATTTGCACATCGGCAATTATTTTGGCGCGATACTGCCGATTATTGACATGGCGCGGCGCCGCTCGGCTGAGTATACTGTTAATTTGTTTATTCCCGATTTGCATAGTTTTACGACGCCGATTGATCACAGCCAACTGTTTGATAGCATTATGAACAATGCTCGCGTCTACACGGCGGCCGGCTTACCGCTTGATGACGATGCAATTCAGCTGTACCGCCAAAGCTACGTGCCAGCGCATAGCGAATTGACGATTATTCTTAATAATTTTGTCGGTTTCGGCGAGATGGAGCGTATGACACAGTTCAAAGATAAGTCAGCAAAGCTGTCAAATGATCGCGTGTCGGTCGGCTTGTTTGACTATCCTGTGTTAATGGCGAGCGATATTTTGCTTTATAATGCCATGTATGTTCCGGTCGGCGATGACCAAACGCAGCATTTGGAGATTACGCGTGATATTGCTGAGCGTATGAATCATAAGTTTGGCGAATTGTTTACCGTGCCAGAACCGGTTGCAAAACAACATCAATTTTTTGGTAAAGACCAGGGCTTGCGCATCAAAGACTTGCAAAATCCTACGAAAAAAATGAGTAAATCGGACGAAACAGGCAAGGGTGTGATTTTCTTAAGCGATACGCCGGATGCTGCGCGTAAAAAAATCATGTCGGCAGCAACCGATTCGCTTGGGCGGGTGCATTACGATAAAGATGCGCAGCCTGGTATCAGCAATTTGTTAGAAATTTTGACGCTTGTACGCCAGGCAAACGGCCGTGTGGTCTCATTAAGGCAGACTGTTGACGAATTCACCGGATTAGAACGTTACGGCGAATTCAAAAAAATTGTTGCAGATGAGATGGCGGAATTTCTCGCGGACTTCCAAGCACGCTTGGCGCAGGTCGACAACGATGTTATTTTGCGCAAACTCAAATCATCTGAAATCACCGCTAGCCAAACCGCCAGCCAAACACTTTTGCGCGTGCAAAAAGCTGTCGGATTGAGGCGCTAATGAAAGTCACCGCAAGCGACCTATTAGCGATTTTGCGCCGGTTTAACGTGGCAACTGACGATAATGTGCCGCGCCATATTGATCAGATTAACGTCACGAATCCTAGCCCAATTAATTGGCTTGTTTCGTTTCGGTTTGATCGCAAGTGCTTTTTTGTCCTATTTGATGAGACCGCTGAGGACCGTGAGTCGTATATCATGCGGCAGATATTCACTGCAAAGAGCGACGCCGAAGGGGTGCTTTATGAAAATCCGACAAGTGATCTGACAACTTACGGCTTACCGTTCAAAGGTAAAGATTTATATCTGTTTCAGTTAACGAGTAGTAAACGCCGTCTTGATGTCGTGCTCGCTGAGCGCCATCCTGAATATAGCCGTAGTACATGGCAAAAATATATTAAATCTGGTAATATTTTTGTTAATAATTCGCCCGCTAAAAGCCCGAAGCAAGAAGTTACCGAAGCAGATCGGATTGAAATTAATCTACCGAGTGCGGCAGATTACAGCAACCAGGCACTTCCGATTTTGTACATAGATGACAATGTTATCGTCATTAATAAGCCGGCAGGGATTTTGACGCACAGTAAGGGTGCACTGAACGACGAATTTACGGTCGCTGACTTTTTTCGGCGTTATACTACTGTTGGACTGAATACGAACCGCCCCGGCATCGTCCACCGGCTTGACCGCGACACGAGCGGCGTACTAATCGGTGCGCGAACGCCGGAATCGGCAGCGCGGCTTAAAAAACAATTTGCCGAACGTAAAACGAAAAAATATTACCTAGCGATCGTGGACGGCATACTGAAGCAGCCGCATGCAAAAATCGACGTTCCGCTCGGCCGCAATCCTGCTGCTCCGAGCATCTGGCGTCCAGGCGTAAATGGCAAGCCTGCGCAAACGGTATATAAGGCGCTTGCACACCGCGACGGCAAAAGCCTCGTTTTGCTTCGCCCGCTTACTGGACGCACCCACCAACTGCGCGTGCATTTGCGGCATGTCGGCGCGCCGATCACTGGCGACCGCGTGTACGGCGTGCCAGCCGCGCGGCTATTTTTGCATGCGTATTCCCTTGAAATCACTATCGCGCCAGGCGACCGCCGCACATTCACCGCGCCGATTCCGCGCGAGTTCATTGAGCTATTTCCAGAGGCGAATGATGTCGACCTTGCTATTTGAAAGCACAACGAAACAGCAGCTTGACGCGCTCGCCGCTGACTTGCCGCAATCAACATTGCTAACTGGCGCTGACGGCGCTGGATTGCTCACTGCTGCAAAGTATGTCGCTGGTGCAAATATTGCCGCAATAATTCAACCGACCGATAAAGATGGCACCGTTGCTCCTGCGGGCTTGATTAAGCTTGATGCGATTCACCAGCTACGCCAGCAGGCGAGGGGACGAGCTGCTGTGCGAACGATTTTTATCATTGATGATGCCGACCGTATGAATCACCGGGCGCAGAATGCATTTTTGAAATTGCTTGAAGAACCAACGTCGCACGTTCACTTTATTCTAACGTCGCACAAACCGCATTTGCTGCTCGCTACGATTTTGTCGCGCGTAGAACGTTTTAGTATTAGACCAATTTCGTTACATCAAACACGCCAACTGCTTAAGCTGCTTGGCGTCAATGACCCGCGTACAGAGCAACAGCTTTTGTTTTTAGCATCTAGAAAGCCCGCTGCGCTTACACGGCTCGCACGCGACCCAGTGAATCTAGAGAAAATTGGTGATATCATGCGCGATGCGCAGCAGTTCATTCGCGAATCAAACTATCAACGTGCTGCGATTGCTATGCGTTACACTGATCGACGGGCGGCACAGCAACTATTATCGTACTGTCTCGCAATCATTACGCATACGTTGCACCGTAATCCGTCGCGCAGTCTTATTTATAAAAGCGAGTATATCGCCGACGCATACGAACGAATCGCTGTCAACGGGAATGTACGCTTGCAGCTTGTTGCTCTGGTTCTGTCAATGGTATAATAGCGACAGTATGTTTGGATTATTGTTTGTCGTTGCGGTTGGGATTTTTACTCTGTGGTATACGCAGTCGCCAAGTGAAGCGACACGGGATTTACCGCAAAAACTGTCGGCGAAACTTGATAAATTATGGGAAATTGCTCAGGAATCGTTAAAGTCTCAGCGATACTTGCGTGCTGAAAAAGCCCTGTTGACCATTCTACGTATTGATGAACGCAATGCAACCGCCTATAATCGGCTCGGTATTTTATACGCCAAGCAGCAAGCGTACAGCGATGCGATCGAATGTTTTGAGATTGCACAGAGCTTAGAGCCGAGCGCGTCAAGCCTGCACAACGTTGGTCTGATTTATTATGAAACTGAAAATTACGAAAAAGCAGCACTGGCGTTTGAACAGGCGCTCACAATGGAAGAAACGGTTGCTTCGCGCCATATTGCGTACGCAAAAGTGCAGGAAAAGCTTGACCATCCAAAGCGAATGTTTGAGCACCTAGAGCGTGCGATTGAGCTAGAGCCGAGTGTGCAAAGCTACAATATTTTAGCAGACGCCTACGAGCGTAATGGCGAACAGGAAAAAGCCGATGCATTACGCAAGAGAATCAATCACGTGATCAATAGCAAGAATCCGCCTGCCGCGCGCATCAAGCAGCCTCGTCG
This portion of the TM7 phylum sp. oral taxon 349 genome encodes:
- a CDS encoding tetratricopeptide repeat protein — protein: MFGLLFVVAVGIFTLWYTQSPSEATRDLPQKLSAKLDKLWEIAQESLKSQRYLRAEKALLTILRIDERNATAYNRLGILYAKQQAYSDAIECFEIAQSLEPSASSLHNVGLIYYETENYEKAALAFEQALTMEETVASRHIAYAKVQEKLDHPKRMFEHLERAIELEPSVQSYNILADAYERNGEQEKADALRKRINHVINSKNPPAARIKQPRRVTM
- the trpS gene encoding tryptophan--tRNA ligase, whose protein sequence is MTKPVILTGVRANNDLHIGNYFGAILPIIDMARRRSAEYTVNLFIPDLHSFTTPIDHSQLFDSIMNNARVYTAAGLPLDDDAIQLYRQSYVPAHSELTIILNNFVGFGEMERMTQFKDKSAKLSNDRVSVGLFDYPVLMASDILLYNAMYVPVGDDQTQHLEITRDIAERMNHKFGELFTVPEPVAKQHQFFGKDQGLRIKDLQNPTKKMSKSDETGKGVIFLSDTPDAARKKIMSAATDSLGRVHYDKDAQPGISNLLEILTLVRQANGRVVSLRQTVDEFTGLERYGEFKKIVADEMAEFLADFQARLAQVDNDVILRKLKSSEITASQTASQTLLRVQKAVGLRR
- the rplM gene encoding 50S ribosomal protein L13, whose product is MVDRTYSQKPADVSRRWILIDAKDATLGRLSTEIAKYLIGKYKPTYTPHVDGGDYVIVINAAEVPVTGDKETDKMYYRHSGFPGGLKEAQLKELRKKSPESIIELAVKGMLPKNKLAADRLARLKIFAGSEHAHAAQKPEKVEVN
- a CDS encoding RluA family pseudouridine synthase, with the translated sequence MKVTASDLLAILRRFNVATDDNVPRHIDQINVTNPSPINWLVSFRFDRKCFFVLFDETAEDRESYIMRQIFTAKSDAEGVLYENPTSDLTTYGLPFKGKDLYLFQLTSSKRRLDVVLAERHPEYSRSTWQKYIKSGNIFVNNSPAKSPKQEVTEADRIEINLPSAADYSNQALPILYIDDNVIVINKPAGILTHSKGALNDEFTVADFFRRYTTVGLNTNRPGIVHRLDRDTSGVLIGARTPESAARLKKQFAERKTKKYYLAIVDGILKQPHAKIDVPLGRNPAAPSIWRPGVNGKPAQTVYKALAHRDGKSLVLLRPLTGRTHQLRVHLRHVGAPITGDRVYGVPAARLFLHAYSLEITIAPGDRRTFTAPIPREFIELFPEANDVDLAI
- the rpsI gene encoding 30S ribosomal protein S9; protein product: MATNTVPYDYGLGRRKSATARARLIAGKGKVTINGKLASDYLSGNKTLLAEITDPLALVGKQKEFDVSVLVKGGGLSGQVDAIKQAIAKAITVSAPDLRSPLKKAGFMKRDPREKERKKYGLRSARKREQYSKR
- a CDS encoding AAA family ATPase, with the protein product MMSTLLFESTTKQQLDALAADLPQSTLLTGADGAGLLTAAKYVAGANIAAIIQPTDKDGTVAPAGLIKLDAIHQLRQQARGRAAVRTIFIIDDADRMNHRAQNAFLKLLEEPTSHVHFILTSHKPHLLLATILSRVERFSIRPISLHQTRQLLKLLGVNDPRTEQQLLFLASRKPAALTRLARDPVNLEKIGDIMRDAQQFIRESNYQRAAIAMRYTDRRAAQQLLSYCLAIITHTLHRNPSRSLIYKSEYIADAYERIAVNGNVRLQLVALVLSMV